A genome region from Methylohalobius crimeensis 10Ki includes the following:
- the aat gene encoding leucyl/phenylalanyl-tRNA--protein transferase produces the protein MLTLLDPADPASFPPVDQALTEPDGLLAVGGDLSSNRLLNAYRHGIFPWYNHGEPILWWSPDPRLVLFPERLKVSRSLRKTLKKKDYTVTLDRAFSHVVDACAAPRKREKGTWIIPEMKYAYIRLYQQGYAHSVESWYQEQLVGGLYGVAIGKVFYGESMFHRRTDASKVAFVTLVKLLQSWGYGLIDCQVRTNHLVSLGAEEIPRRRFVRLLDDLCPTPCAETAWRN, from the coding sequence ATGTTGACCCTGCTCGACCCCGCCGATCCGGCCTCGTTCCCGCCGGTGGATCAAGCGCTCACCGAACCCGACGGTCTCCTGGCCGTCGGTGGGGATCTTTCGTCGAATCGGCTTCTCAACGCTTACCGGCATGGCATATTCCCCTGGTACAACCACGGCGAACCCATCCTCTGGTGGTCGCCCGACCCCCGCCTGGTATTGTTTCCCGAGCGACTGAAAGTCAGCCGAAGTCTGCGCAAGACTTTGAAGAAAAAAGACTATACAGTCACCCTCGATCGAGCGTTTTCCCATGTGGTCGATGCTTGCGCCGCCCCGCGAAAACGGGAAAAGGGAACCTGGATCATACCGGAGATGAAATACGCGTATATACGCCTTTACCAACAAGGCTACGCGCACTCCGTCGAGAGCTGGTACCAGGAACAACTGGTCGGCGGTCTATACGGCGTCGCCATCGGGAAGGTATTCTATGGAGAATCCATGTTCCACCGCCGAACGGATGCTTCCAAAGTGGCTTTCGTTACTCTGGTGAAATTATTGCAGAGCTGGGGTTACGGTTTGATCGACTGCCAGGTACGAACCAACCATTTGGTCAGCCTGGGCGCCGAGGAGATTCCCCGGCGCAGGTTCGTCCGCCTACTTGACGATTTATGCCCGACGCCGTGCGCAGAAACAGCTTGGCGGAATTAA
- a CDS encoding arginyltransferase — MAELNALELYLSAPHPCAYLPGKTAQMIFLPPDIPLSMPTYNRLVGEGFRRSGDLVYRPRCPGCSACVPVRIPARQFRPNRSQRRCFKRNQDLEVIARAPEFHPDHYHLYQRYLKARHPDGSMADATPDDYMAFLTCHWCETLFYEFRRQGNLVMVAVVDLLDDGLSAVYTFFDPELSRRGLGTYAVLWEIEAIKRLALEYLYLGYWIETCPQMAYKSKFQPQQRYQMGAWRAPSP, encoded by the coding sequence TTGGCGGAATTAAACGCGCTGGAACTGTATCTGAGCGCCCCTCACCCGTGTGCGTACCTGCCCGGGAAAACCGCCCAGATGATTTTCCTGCCGCCGGATATTCCCTTGTCCATGCCCACCTACAACCGGTTGGTGGGGGAAGGCTTCCGGCGCAGCGGGGACTTGGTCTACCGCCCCCGCTGCCCCGGCTGCAGCGCGTGCGTTCCGGTTCGAATCCCGGCTCGTCAATTCCGCCCCAACCGTAGCCAAAGACGTTGTTTCAAGCGTAATCAGGATCTGGAAGTGATCGCCAGAGCCCCCGAATTTCACCCGGATCACTATCATCTCTATCAACGTTACCTGAAAGCCCGTCATCCGGACGGCAGCATGGCGGATGCCACCCCGGACGATTACATGGCATTTCTTACCTGTCATTGGTGCGAAACCCTGTTCTACGAATTCCGACGGCAAGGCAACCTGGTGATGGTAGCCGTGGTCGATCTTCTGGACGATGGCTTGTCTGCGGTCTACACCTTCTTCGATCCGGAATTGTCCAGACGGGGATTGGGAACCTATGCCGTGTTGTGGGAAATCGAGGCCATCAAACGCCTGGCGCTGGAATATTTATATCTGGGTTATTGGATCGAAACCTGTCCCCAGATGGCCTACAAAAGTAAATTTCAGCCACAGCAACGGTACCAAATGGGGGCCTGGCGTGCCCCCTCCCCCTAG
- a CDS encoding 6-phosphofructokinase, with protein sequence MAAKNAFYAQSGGVTAVINASACGVIETARRHPDRIGKVYAGRNGIVGALTEDLIDTSRESEDAIAALRHTPGAAFGSCRHKLKGIEENRAEYERLMEVFRAHDIGYFFYNGGGDSADTCHKIAQLSETQGFPIQAIHIPKTVDNDLPVTDNCPGFGSAAKYVALSTLEASLDVASMCATSTKVFVFEVMGRHAGWIAAAGGLASRKDCSIPVVILFPEVPFDPTRFLGKVEAAVARHGYCSVVVSEGVKNPDGKFLADAGYTDAFGHTQLGGVAPLVARMIYQELHYRCHWAVADYLQRSARHIPSRIDVEQAYALGRMAVEMVLQGSNSLMPTIVRVSDDPYRWEIGSAPLDQVANVEKKMPQAFIGDDGYGITDTCRRYLLPLIEGEEYPPYSEGLPHYVRLRNSSVPKKLNQSFHL encoded by the coding sequence ATGGCCGCAAAAAACGCTTTCTACGCTCAGTCCGGCGGCGTCACCGCCGTGATCAACGCCTCCGCCTGCGGGGTGATCGAAACCGCGCGCCGACACCCCGACCGGATCGGCAAGGTTTATGCCGGCAGAAACGGCATCGTCGGCGCCCTGACCGAAGATCTGATCGACACCTCGCGGGAATCGGAGGACGCCATCGCCGCTTTACGCCATACGCCGGGCGCGGCGTTCGGGTCGTGCCGCCACAAGCTCAAGGGGATCGAGGAAAACCGGGCCGAATACGAACGCCTGATGGAAGTATTCCGTGCCCACGATATCGGTTACTTTTTTTACAACGGCGGCGGCGATTCCGCCGACACCTGCCACAAAATCGCCCAATTGTCTGAAACGCAAGGATTTCCCATCCAGGCGATCCATATTCCCAAAACGGTGGACAACGATCTGCCTGTCACCGACAACTGCCCGGGATTCGGCTCGGCTGCGAAATACGTCGCCCTGTCCACTTTGGAAGCCAGTCTGGACGTAGCTTCCATGTGCGCCACCTCCACCAAGGTATTCGTATTCGAAGTGATGGGTAGGCATGCCGGCTGGATCGCCGCCGCCGGCGGATTGGCCTCCAGGAAAGATTGCTCTATCCCCGTGGTAATCCTGTTTCCGGAAGTGCCATTCGACCCAACGCGCTTCTTGGGCAAAGTCGAGGCGGCGGTAGCGCGCCACGGTTATTGCTCGGTGGTGGTCTCGGAAGGCGTCAAAAATCCCGACGGCAAATTCCTGGCCGACGCCGGTTATACCGACGCGTTCGGCCATACCCAACTGGGCGGTGTCGCGCCTCTGGTGGCGCGGATGATCTATCAGGAATTGCATTACCGTTGCCACTGGGCGGTGGCGGATTACCTTCAACGTTCGGCCCGCCACATTCCCTCCCGAATCGACGTGGAACAAGCTTATGCGTTAGGCCGAATGGCGGTGGAAATGGTCTTGCAAGGTAGCAACTCGCTCATGCCGACGATCGTTCGGGTTTCCGACGATCCTTATCGTTGGGAAATCGGCAGCGCACCCCTGGATCAAGTCGCCAACGTGGAAAAGAAAATGCCCCAAGCGTTCATCGGCGATGACGGTTATGGCATCACCGATACCTGCCGGCGCTATCTCCTGCCGTTAATCGAGGGGGAGGAATATCCCCCTTATAGCGAAGGATTACCCCATTACGTCCGCCTTCGAAATTCATCGGTACCGAAAAAACTGAATCAATCCTTTCACCTATAA
- a CDS encoding dynamin family protein, translating into MQASEIYVQNLEKHLSEENPLLVDVARNFQTIDKVAHDLGFIKPDQSTARQIPWWPLISVLGLFSAGKSTFINDFLGRKIQLSGVQAVDDKFTVLSYSHDPEVKTLPGLALDVDPRFPFYQISHDIEDAMAGEGKRINAYLQLKTCNSENLKGKILIDSPGFDADTRRATTLRITKHIIDISDLVLIFFDARRPEPGAMRDTLEYLVKTTADRYDSEKFIYVLNQIDVTAREDSLAEVVAAWKSAMTEKGLNVTQFYTIFSPEVELKAGNEYVQKRLEARRERDLADIHRRMQEVEVKRAYRILNTLDTTTKELKDQAIPELLKALSGWRAWTLRLDMLLLAALIGGAVFAGIITGFWLSPLIDAVAAFAALGILAIFHMIFSGIFKSAYRRRLSKRQKSMKLRFNLVRGFNKCANWRTFATGKIKGWSESIGKQLDEIENHADVMIQRLNDQLTNPSGKETEREKVREMVTEVDPSKGYDAETVS; encoded by the coding sequence ATGCAGGCAAGTGAAATCTACGTACAAAATCTGGAAAAACACCTCTCCGAGGAAAACCCCCTATTGGTGGATGTGGCGAGGAATTTCCAAACCATCGATAAGGTGGCCCACGATTTGGGGTTCATCAAACCGGATCAATCCACGGCTCGGCAGATACCCTGGTGGCCGCTGATTTCCGTTCTGGGCTTGTTCTCCGCCGGCAAGTCCACCTTCATCAACGATTTTTTGGGCCGCAAGATTCAACTCTCCGGTGTCCAGGCGGTGGACGATAAATTTACCGTTTTGTCCTACAGTCATGATCCGGAAGTGAAAACCTTACCCGGCTTGGCATTGGACGTCGATCCCAGATTCCCCTTCTATCAGATCAGCCATGACATCGAGGATGCCATGGCGGGGGAAGGTAAGCGGATCAATGCCTATCTTCAGCTCAAAACGTGCAACAGCGAAAATCTCAAGGGCAAGATTCTGATCGACTCTCCGGGTTTCGATGCCGATACCCGCCGCGCCACGACCTTGCGCATCACCAAGCATATCATCGATATTTCCGATCTGGTGTTGATCTTTTTCGATGCCCGCCGGCCGGAACCGGGCGCGATGCGGGATACCTTGGAGTACTTGGTCAAGACCACCGCCGACCGGTATGATTCGGAAAAATTCATCTACGTACTCAACCAGATCGACGTCACCGCCCGGGAAGACAGTCTGGCGGAAGTGGTGGCGGCCTGGAAAAGCGCGATGACCGAGAAGGGATTGAACGTCACTCAGTTCTACACGATTTTCTCGCCGGAAGTCGAGCTGAAGGCGGGTAACGAATATGTGCAAAAGCGCCTGGAAGCGAGGCGGGAACGGGATTTGGCCGATATTCATCGGCGCATGCAAGAGGTGGAAGTCAAACGTGCCTACCGCATTTTGAACACACTGGATACCACCACCAAGGAGCTCAAGGATCAGGCGATTCCGGAGCTACTCAAAGCTCTTTCGGGTTGGCGGGCCTGGACTTTGCGGCTGGATATGCTGCTTTTGGCGGCGTTGATCGGCGGGGCGGTCTTCGCCGGGATCATCACCGGGTTCTGGCTTTCTCCTCTCATCGATGCGGTTGCCGCCTTTGCCGCCTTGGGCATTCTGGCAATCTTCCACATGATTTTTTCAGGCATCTTCAAATCCGCCTATCGGCGTCGACTGTCCAAGCGCCAGAAAAGCATGAAGCTGCGCTTCAACCTGGTGCGCGGATTCAATAAGTGCGCTAATTGGCGTACCTTCGCCACCGGTAAGATCAAAGGATGGAGCGAAAGCATCGGTAAGCAGCTGGACGAAATCGAAAATCACGCCGATGTGATGATCCAGCGTCTCAACGATCAATTGACCAATCCCTCCGGTAAGGAAACCGAAAGGGAAAAAGTCAGGGAGATGGTGACCGAGGTGGATCCGAGCAAAGGCTATGATGCGGAGACCGTGAGTTAG
- a CDS encoding cation diffusion facilitator family transporter has translation MNESNHSLRAILYAFLANLGIFLAKSWAAFFTGSGSMLAEAIHSLADCGNQALLYLGLRQSQRPPDSEHPLGYGKLSYFWSFIVALLLFSMGGLFSIYEGWHKLETHEGLHQPWIGLLVLALGVILESLSLRGCLREIDRLREEKPLWEWLKDTRNAELVVILGEDTAALLGLTLAFLGLGAATVTGNPIYDASGSIAIGAVLVLVSLFVAWHIKKLIVGRSAEPEMVQVIDQVIRDDPNIVQLFNLITIQFGPDIMVAAKIRLQPDLPMRSGVRSINCLEQKIKETVPTVKWCFVEPDCTD, from the coding sequence ATGAACGAATCCAATCACAGCCTGCGGGCGATTTTATATGCATTCCTGGCGAATTTGGGAATATTCCTGGCCAAAAGTTGGGCGGCCTTTTTTACCGGTTCCGGCAGTATGCTCGCCGAAGCCATCCACTCCCTCGCCGACTGCGGCAACCAGGCGCTGCTTTATCTGGGTCTCCGGCAGTCGCAGCGCCCGCCGGATTCGGAGCATCCCCTCGGTTACGGAAAACTCAGCTATTTCTGGAGCTTCATCGTGGCGCTCCTCTTATTCAGCATGGGGGGCTTGTTCTCCATCTACGAAGGATGGCACAAATTAGAGACCCATGAAGGGTTGCATCAGCCCTGGATCGGGCTTTTGGTATTGGCTTTGGGGGTCATCCTGGAATCTCTCAGCCTGCGAGGCTGCCTGCGGGAAATCGATCGATTGCGAGAAGAAAAACCGCTATGGGAGTGGCTCAAAGACACCCGCAATGCCGAACTGGTGGTGATTCTGGGAGAAGACACCGCCGCCCTATTGGGATTGACCTTGGCATTTCTCGGCTTGGGAGCGGCCACCGTCACCGGCAATCCGATCTATGACGCCTCCGGCTCCATTGCCATCGGCGCGGTCCTGGTACTGGTTTCCCTGTTCGTGGCCTGGCACATCAAAAAACTCATCGTGGGCCGTTCGGCGGAACCGGAAATGGTTCAAGTGATCGATCAAGTGATCCGCGATGATCCCAACATCGTGCAATTATTCAACTTGATCACCATACAGTTCGGCCCGGATATCATGGTTGCCGCGAAAATTCGCCTTCAACCCGATTTACCCATGCGTTCCGGAGTGCGAAGCATCAATTGCCTGGAGCAAAAAATCAAGGAAACGGTCCCTACGGTCAAATGGTGTTTTGTGGAACCGGATTGTACGGATTAG
- a CDS encoding hydantoinase B/oxoprolinase family protein, producing MKTTNRWRFWIDRGGTFTDIVAKRPDGTLITHKLLSSNPQRYSDAVLQGIRDLLELPADLPIPVEPIEEIRMGTTVGTNALLERTGERTALVITEGFGDALAIAYQNRPDIFDLEIRKPEALYERVIEVRERIDARGDVLTTLDLDAARRALKAAFDDGIRALAIVLMHAYRNPSHEDALAALAREIGFPQISVSHTVSPLIRLVARGDTTVLDAYLSPPLHRYTEHIAAGFEGPVQLWLMQSQGGLVKAHRFQGKDSIVSGPAGGLIAAATLCRQAGFERIITFDMGGTSTDVAHYGGELERTHETEIAGVRLQTPQLHIHTVAAGGGSVLHFDGQRYRVGPQSAGAEPGPSCYRRGGPLTVTDANLMVGKIQADFFPAVFGPTGDQPLDRNATAAAFAELAREIHAVTGDDRPPESVAEGFLEVAVENMADAIKRISVQRGHDLARYALSCFGAAGGQHACKVAEKLGIRRVFLHPFAGVLSAYGMGLADFRRIYQHTLGVPLADADAASLETHFAELEKKGRTDLTSQGIPADRIEISRRLHLRYAGNDTTLAIPFSDPTGMTRAFETKHRKRFGFVYSEKPLIAEFLTIEAIGRSEKTVDPIVPPSAEPPRPTTFRDLYSGGDWHRAPLYRRHDLRPGQIIPGPSLMIEPTATTVIEPGWEGEINERNQLILHHRDENQVPAQDKLIEGMIDEAQADPVRLEIFNKQFMAVAEQMGYTLQNTAHSVNIKERLDFSCALFDPHGHLVANAPHIPVHLGSMGECVQSLLKRESLRPGEVWLTNSPYHGGTHLPDITVVTPVFERTGQTLLFLVASRGHHGDVGGKTPGSMPSDSRKIEDEGLWSAGFKIVDHGRFLEEAIRRWLASGPWPARNPDRNLADLQAQIAANERGVQGLRKMIDDWGLTTVQAYMNHIQLSAGEAVRKVLTTLPKQGRFRYRLDTGAEIVVNICVDRSQQRARIDFTGTSPQQTDNFNAPEAVCKAAVLYVFRTLVADDIPLNAGCLAPLEIFLPKGCFLNPSYPAAVVAGNVETSQYIVDTLYSALKVMAASQGTMNNFTFGNARHQYYETLCGGGGAGPDFDGADAVHTHMTNSRLTDPEILESRFPVRVESFSIRRDSGGKGHHRGGNGIRRAIRFLEPMTCALLSSHRRYPPFGMAGGGPGALGRNLILRADGKTEKLAGCARIQVDADDVLVIETPGGGGYGNGDRS from the coding sequence ATGAAAACAACCAATCGCTGGCGGTTCTGGATCGACCGCGGAGGCACCTTCACCGACATCGTCGCCAAACGCCCCGACGGGACGCTCATTACCCATAAGCTTTTATCGAGCAATCCGCAGCGCTATTCGGATGCGGTATTGCAAGGCATCCGCGATCTTCTGGAACTCCCCGCCGATCTTCCGATCCCGGTAGAACCCATCGAAGAAATCCGTATGGGCACAACCGTCGGCACCAATGCGCTTTTGGAGCGCACCGGTGAACGCACCGCCCTGGTCATCACCGAGGGATTCGGCGATGCGCTTGCCATCGCCTACCAGAATCGCCCCGATATCTTCGATCTCGAGATTCGCAAACCCGAAGCCCTCTATGAACGGGTCATCGAGGTCCGGGAACGGATCGATGCCCGAGGCGATGTGCTGACCACGCTGGATCTGGATGCCGCCCGCCGCGCCCTGAAAGCCGCCTTCGACGACGGTATTCGCGCCTTGGCCATCGTGCTCATGCACGCCTATCGCAATCCCTCCCACGAAGATGCGCTGGCCGCCCTGGCCAGGGAAATCGGTTTTCCCCAGATTTCCGTCTCCCACACGGTCAGCCCGTTGATTCGGTTGGTGGCACGCGGCGACACCACGGTGCTGGATGCCTACTTGTCACCCCCGCTGCACCGCTATACCGAACACATCGCCGCCGGATTCGAGGGGCCGGTGCAACTTTGGCTGATGCAGTCTCAAGGGGGGCTGGTGAAAGCCCATCGCTTTCAAGGCAAGGACAGTATCGTATCGGGGCCCGCCGGCGGTTTGATCGCCGCCGCAACCCTCTGCCGCCAGGCCGGTTTCGAGCGCATCATTACTTTCGATATGGGGGGCACCTCCACCGATGTGGCCCACTACGGCGGAGAACTGGAACGCACGCACGAGACCGAAATCGCGGGGGTGCGCCTGCAGACCCCTCAACTGCATATTCACACGGTCGCCGCCGGGGGCGGCTCCGTACTGCATTTCGACGGTCAACGCTACCGGGTGGGGCCGCAATCGGCCGGCGCCGAGCCGGGACCTTCCTGCTATCGGAGAGGCGGGCCTCTCACCGTCACCGACGCCAACCTGATGGTGGGCAAGATCCAAGCGGATTTTTTCCCCGCCGTGTTCGGCCCGACCGGGGACCAGCCCCTGGATCGAAATGCCACCGCAGCGGCCTTTGCCGAGCTGGCCCGGGAAATTCACGCCGTCACCGGAGACGATCGCCCACCCGAATCGGTCGCCGAAGGCTTCCTGGAGGTCGCGGTGGAAAACATGGCCGATGCCATCAAGCGCATCTCGGTTCAGCGCGGTCATGATTTGGCCCGTTACGCCCTGAGCTGCTTCGGCGCCGCCGGCGGCCAGCACGCCTGCAAAGTGGCGGAAAAACTCGGCATCCGGCGGGTATTCCTGCATCCCTTCGCCGGCGTATTGTCCGCTTACGGCATGGGCCTGGCCGACTTCCGCCGCATCTATCAACATACTCTAGGCGTGCCCTTGGCCGATGCCGATGCCGCTTCCCTCGAAACACACTTTGCCGAACTGGAGAAAAAGGGCCGGACCGACTTGACGAGCCAAGGCATTCCTGCCGATCGAATCGAAATCTCGCGCCGCCTCCATCTGCGTTACGCCGGCAACGACACCACCTTGGCGATTCCCTTTTCCGACCCCACCGGCATGACCCGGGCTTTCGAGACGAAGCACCGGAAGCGCTTCGGTTTCGTCTATTCGGAAAAACCCTTGATCGCCGAGTTTTTAACGATAGAAGCGATCGGCCGCAGCGAAAAGACGGTCGACCCGATCGTTCCGCCATCCGCCGAACCGCCCCGCCCCACCACTTTCCGCGATCTTTACAGCGGCGGCGATTGGCATCGGGCACCCCTATATCGGCGCCACGACTTGAGACCCGGACAGATCATTCCCGGTCCGTCCTTGATGATCGAACCGACCGCCACCACCGTCATCGAACCCGGTTGGGAAGGGGAGATCAACGAGCGCAATCAGCTGATCCTCCACCACCGCGACGAGAATCAAGTTCCGGCGCAAGACAAGTTGATCGAAGGTATGATTGACGAGGCCCAAGCCGATCCGGTACGCCTGGAAATCTTCAACAAGCAATTCATGGCAGTGGCCGAACAAATGGGCTATACCCTCCAGAACACCGCCCATTCGGTCAACATCAAGGAACGCCTGGACTTTTCCTGCGCCCTGTTCGATCCCCACGGCCATCTGGTGGCCAACGCCCCCCACATTCCCGTCCATCTGGGCTCCATGGGAGAATGCGTCCAGTCGCTGTTGAAGCGGGAATCCTTGCGCCCCGGCGAGGTTTGGCTGACCAACTCCCCCTACCATGGCGGGACCCATCTGCCGGATATCACCGTGGTCACACCGGTATTCGAGCGAACGGGACAGACCCTGCTGTTTTTGGTGGCTTCTCGCGGTCACCACGGCGATGTGGGCGGAAAAACCCCCGGTTCCATGCCCTCCGACAGCCGGAAAATCGAAGATGAAGGGCTCTGGAGCGCAGGCTTCAAGATCGTCGATCACGGCCGTTTTTTGGAGGAGGCAATCCGCCGCTGGCTTGCTTCCGGTCCCTGGCCGGCGCGCAACCCCGATCGGAACCTGGCCGACCTTCAGGCCCAGATCGCCGCCAACGAGCGCGGCGTGCAAGGATTGCGGAAGATGATCGATGATTGGGGGCTGACCACTGTCCAGGCCTATATGAACCATATTCAGCTCAGCGCCGGCGAAGCGGTGCGCAAGGTCTTAACCACCCTTCCCAAGCAAGGGCGCTTCCGCTACCGGCTGGATACGGGGGCGGAAATCGTGGTCAACATCTGCGTGGACCGGTCCCAACAGCGCGCCCGAATCGATTTCACCGGCACCTCCCCCCAGCAGACGGATAATTTCAACGCCCCGGAAGCGGTGTGCAAAGCGGCGGTGTTGTATGTTTTCCGCACGCTGGTCGCCGACGACATCCCCCTCAATGCCGGCTGCCTGGCCCCCTTGGAAATCTTCCTCCCCAAGGGTTGTTTTCTCAACCCGAGCTATCCCGCCGCGGTGGTCGCCGGCAATGTGGAAACGTCTCAATACATCGTGGATACGCTTTACAGCGCCCTGAAAGTCATGGCCGCCTCCCAAGGCACCATGAACAATTTCACCTTCGGCAACGCCCGCCATCAATACTATGAAACTTTGTGCGGCGGAGGCGGGGCGGGACCCGATTTCGACGGCGCCGATGCGGTCCACACCCACATGACCAACTCCCGCCTCACCGATCCGGAAATCCTGGAATCCCGCTTTCCGGTGCGGGTGGAAAGCTTCTCCATTCGCCGAGACAGCGGGGGAAAGGGCCATCACCGGGGAGGAAACGGTATCCGGCGGGCAATCCGCTTCCTGGAACCGATGACCTGCGCCCTGCTTTCCAGTCACCGGCGCTACCCGCCCTTCGGGATGGCGGGCGGCGGTCCCGGCGCATTGGGACGCAATCTTATCCTCCGTGCCGACGGAAAAACCGAAAAGCTCGCCGGCTGTGCCCGGATTCAGGTCGATGCCGACGATGTGCTGGTCATCGAGACCCCCGGCGGCGGCGGCTACGGCAACGGCGACCGGTCATAG
- the trhP gene encoding prephenate-dependent tRNA uridine(34) hydroxylase TrhP, with amino-acid sequence MSSIELLSPAGTLKHLHYAFAYGADAVYAGLPRYSLRVRNNEFDLNHLQVGIETAHARGKKFYLAANVLPHNSKLKTFLKDFESIIPMGPDALIMADPGLILLIREKWPEMPIHLSVQANTMNHAAVRFWQQLGIERVILSRELSLTEIAEIRQACPDMELEVFVHGALCIAYSGRCLLSGYFNHRDPNQGTCTNACRWEYKVQPAQAGGVERHPAGEEDYLLEDPARPGESMPIQEDEHGTYIMNSKDLRAVEHVQRLVELGIDCLKIEGRTKSHYYVARTAQVYRRAIDDALAGRPFDPRLVGVLENLANRGYTDGFYKRHHSHEYQNYLQGASRSHRQQFVGEVEHCDPEHGMVQILIKNKLRRGDRIEWVSPRGNRDQVVDYLEDLNGNPLDEAPGGGWRVRVPATDAGEYDLVARYL; translated from the coding sequence ATGTCGTCCATAGAACTCCTTTCCCCCGCCGGTACCCTCAAACACCTCCATTACGCTTTTGCTTACGGCGCCGATGCCGTGTATGCAGGCCTTCCCCGCTATAGCCTGCGGGTGCGAAACAACGAGTTCGACCTGAATCATTTGCAGGTCGGTATCGAGACGGCCCACGCCCGGGGCAAGAAGTTTTATTTGGCGGCCAACGTGCTGCCCCATAACAGCAAGCTCAAAACCTTCCTCAAGGATTTCGAATCGATTATCCCCATGGGGCCGGATGCCTTGATCATGGCCGATCCCGGATTGATTTTGCTGATTCGGGAAAAGTGGCCCGAAATGCCCATTCATCTCTCGGTGCAGGCCAATACCATGAACCACGCCGCGGTCCGTTTTTGGCAGCAGCTGGGGATCGAACGGGTGATTCTGTCGCGGGAGTTGTCCCTGACCGAAATCGCCGAAATCCGTCAGGCGTGTCCCGACATGGAATTGGAAGTGTTCGTCCACGGCGCTTTGTGCATCGCCTATTCCGGGCGCTGTCTTTTGTCCGGGTACTTCAATCACCGCGATCCCAATCAAGGGACGTGCACCAACGCCTGCCGCTGGGAGTACAAAGTCCAGCCGGCCCAGGCGGGCGGGGTGGAACGACATCCGGCCGGCGAGGAGGACTATTTGCTGGAGGATCCTGCTCGCCCCGGCGAATCGATGCCGATCCAGGAGGACGAACACGGGACTTACATCATGAACTCCAAGGATCTCCGGGCGGTGGAGCACGTTCAGCGGTTGGTGGAACTCGGCATCGACTGTCTCAAGATCGAAGGACGGACCAAGTCCCATTACTATGTGGCCCGGACCGCCCAAGTGTATCGGCGGGCGATCGACGATGCCCTGGCCGGACGGCCGTTCGATCCCCGCTTGGTGGGCGTGTTGGAAAACCTGGCCAACCGCGGCTACACGGACGGTTTCTATAAGCGCCATCACAGCCACGAATACCAGAATTATCTGCAAGGCGCCTCGCGCAGCCACCGCCAGCAGTTCGTGGGCGAAGTGGAACATTGCGATCCGGAGCATGGCATGGTCCAAATCCTGATCAAGAACAAACTGCGCCGAGGCGACCGGATCGAATGGGTTTCCCCCCGGGGAAACCGGGATCAAGTCGTGGATTATTTGGAAGACCTGAACGGCAACCCCCTGGACGAGGCGCCCGGCGGAGGGTGGCGGGTCAGGGTGCCGGCGACGGACGCCGGCGAGTACGATTTGGTGGCGCGTTATCTATGA
- the cysM gene encoding cysteine synthase CysM: MTHTIDPTPFPTIEACVGNTPLVHLQRLPGDTRNVILAKLEGNNPAGSVKDRPALSMIQHAQERGEIKPGDRLIEATSGNTGIALAMVATIKGYRMTLIMPENMSVERRAVMKAFGAEILLVSPEGGMEEARDLADAMGERGEGKVLNQFANPDNPQAHYEGTGPEIWRDTKGTITHFVSSMGTTGTIMGVSKFFKEKKPAIQIVGVQPVEGAKIPGIRRWPPEYLPKIYEPSRVDRQLDVTQQEAEETTRRLAAEEGIFCGISSGGAVAAALRLSAEVENAVIVTIVCDRGDRYLSTGVFPA; encoded by the coding sequence ATGACCCATACAATCGATCCCACCCCTTTCCCCACCATCGAAGCTTGCGTCGGGAACACTCCCCTGGTCCATCTTCAGCGCCTGCCCGGCGATACCCGCAACGTGATTCTGGCCAAGCTGGAAGGCAACAACCCGGCCGGTTCGGTCAAGGACCGTCCCGCCCTGAGCATGATCCAACACGCCCAGGAGCGCGGCGAGATCAAGCCCGGCGACCGCTTGATCGAGGCCACCAGCGGTAATACCGGCATCGCGTTGGCCATGGTGGCGACGATCAAGGGCTATCGTATGACTCTGATCATGCCCGAAAACATGAGCGTGGAACGACGCGCGGTGATGAAAGCTTTCGGGGCCGAAATCCTCTTGGTCTCCCCCGAAGGGGGCATGGAAGAGGCCCGGGACCTTGCCGACGCCATGGGTGAGCGTGGCGAAGGCAAGGTGCTCAATCAATTCGCCAATCCGGACAACCCCCAGGCCCATTACGAAGGCACCGGCCCGGAAATTTGGCGCGACACCAAAGGCACGATTACCCATTTCGTCAGTTCCATGGGCACTACCGGCACCATCATGGGCGTCTCCAAATTCTTCAAGGAAAAAAAACCGGCCATTCAAATCGTCGGCGTCCAGCCGGTCGAAGGCGCCAAGATCCCCGGCATTCGCCGCTGGCCCCCGGAATATCTGCCCAAAATCTACGAGCCTTCCCGAGTGGACCGCCAATTGGATGTGACCCAGCAGGAAGCCGAAGAGACCACCCGCCGACTCGCCGCCGAGGAAGGGATTTTCTGTGGCATTTCCTCCGGCGGCGCGGTGGCCGCCGCCTTGAGATTGAGCGCGGAAGTGGAGAATGCGGTGATCGTGACCATCGTCTGCGATCGCGGCGATCGGTATTTATCCACCGGTGTGTTTCCGGCTTGA